From one Deltaproteobacteria bacterium genomic stretch:
- a CDS encoding alpha/beta hydrolase domain-containing protein — protein sequence MLTHFLIRRRQSFADNHEFGAACAYEIVAGEVRGEVTPNDPRNACIVNLANAPRNERGAVEYRCDIHILRPKDLDKGNRRILYEAPNRGSKRGLMFLNDAPECNDPVSLEHAGNGFLMRHGYTWVTSGWQGDLVPWKDGMALAVPVATDHGQPIQRRVRTEICVNRPGVRSQPLSGDPRVRSYAAATLDNAHAELTVRMQSYGERHVIPSSDWAFATEENADRGGAPAVTPSASHLHLPGGFTPGAIYELVYTARDPLVLGLGFAAVRDLVSFLRYRKDDGAGNPNPLAEGTGVEKTYAWGRSQSGRFLRDLVYQGFNEDEEGQPVFDAIAPHAAGGGRMFLNYEFARPVTSCQQHTNQLEPELFPFAYNVMEDPQTGRKDGILKRPATDPLVIHTQTSTEYWQKRGSLAHTDGRGNDVPLPDRVRVYLMASTQHNAPYGTQVARGKTRHPNNPLPIGPALRALIAAMDRWATDGTAPPPSHIPRNADGTQVDPESLRNGFPAIPGGGCTGLHNRQLFLDYGEGLARGVIDARPKPPPDGAGYTVLVPAVDADGNDVPGIRLPWITVPLATYTGWNLQSEELAEGELSGLLGSSIPFPRTRAEREAGGDPRLSLEERYRDVDDYLQQIRTEIESLVQASLMLAEDTDALVTDCRQAFLNGVTDDPDQGT from the coding sequence ATGCTGACCCATTTCCTCATCCGTCGCAGGCAGTCGTTTGCCGATAATCACGAATTCGGGGCTGCGTGCGCCTACGAGATCGTGGCGGGCGAGGTCCGCGGCGAGGTCACCCCGAACGACCCCCGTAACGCCTGTATCGTGAATCTCGCCAATGCGCCCCGGAACGAGCGTGGCGCCGTGGAGTACCGTTGCGACATCCACATCCTGCGGCCGAAGGACTTGGACAAGGGCAACCGGCGGATTCTGTACGAGGCACCCAACCGGGGCAGCAAACGCGGGTTGATGTTCCTGAACGACGCCCCCGAGTGCAACGACCCGGTGTCCCTGGAACACGCCGGCAACGGCTTCCTGATGCGTCACGGTTATACCTGGGTCACCTCCGGCTGGCAGGGAGACCTCGTACCCTGGAAGGACGGCATGGCGCTGGCCGTCCCCGTCGCCACCGACCACGGACAGCCGATCCAGCGACGGGTGCGCACCGAGATCTGCGTGAACCGCCCGGGAGTGCGCAGTCAGCCCTTGAGCGGCGATCCGCGCGTCCGCAGCTACGCCGCCGCCACCCTGGATAACGCCCACGCCGAACTGACCGTGAGGATGCAGTCCTACGGGGAGCGCCACGTCATACCCTCCTCCGACTGGGCGTTTGCAACGGAGGAGAACGCGGATCGCGGCGGAGCGCCGGCGGTTACGCCGAGCGCGTCACATTTACACCTGCCGGGAGGCTTCACCCCAGGGGCGATCTACGAACTCGTGTACACTGCCCGGGACCCGCTGGTGCTGGGCCTGGGGTTCGCCGCGGTGCGCGATCTGGTCTCGTTCCTGCGCTACCGGAAGGACGACGGCGCCGGGAATCCCAATCCGCTGGCCGAAGGAACCGGTGTCGAGAAGACGTATGCCTGGGGCCGTTCCCAGAGCGGCCGCTTCCTGCGCGACCTGGTCTACCAGGGTTTCAACGAGGACGAGGAGGGGCAGCCGGTGTTCGACGCCATCGCCCCCCACGCCGCGGGCGGCGGACGCATGTTCCTCAACTACGAATTCGCGCGGCCGGTCACCTCGTGCCAGCAGCACACCAACCAGCTCGAGCCCGAACTGTTCCCGTTCGCCTACAACGTCATGGAGGACCCGCAAACGGGCCGGAAGGACGGTATCCTGAAACGGCCGGCCACGGACCCGCTGGTGATCCATACCCAGACATCCACCGAATACTGGCAGAAGCGCGGGTCACTGGCGCACACCGACGGACGGGGAAACGATGTCCCCCTGCCCGACCGCGTGCGCGTTTACCTGATGGCCAGCACGCAGCACAACGCCCCCTACGGCACTCAGGTTGCAAGGGGAAAGACCCGGCATCCGAACAACCCCCTGCCCATCGGCCCGGCCCTGCGCGCCCTCATCGCCGCCATGGACCGCTGGGCCACCGACGGCACCGCCCCGCCCCCGAGCCATATCCCGCGCAACGCCGACGGCACGCAGGTCGACCCCGAGAGCCTGCGCAACGGCTTCCCGGCCATTCCCGGAGGGGGCTGCACCGGGCTCCACAACCGTCAGCTCTTCCTGGACTACGGCGAAGGCCTCGCCCGCGGCGTTATCGACGCCCGCCCGAAGCCGCCGCCCGACGGCGCCGGCTACACCGTCCTCGTGCCCGCGGTGGACGCCGACGGCAACGACGTCCCCGGGATCCGCCTCCCCTGGATCACGGTCCCGCTCGCCACCTACACCGGATGGAATCTCCAGTCCGAGGAGCTGGCCGAAGGCGAACTGTCGGGCCTGCTGGGCTCTTCCATCCCCTTCCCCCGGACCCGCGCCGAACGCGAGGCGGGCGGCGACCCGCGGTTGTCCCTGGAGGAGCGCTACCGCGACGTGGACGACTATCTCCAGCAGATAAGAACGGAAATCGAGTCCCTGGTCCAGGCCAGTCTCATGCTTGCCGAGGACACGGACGCGCTGGTGACCGATTGTCGTCAAGCGTTTCTGAACGGCGTGACCGATGATCCAGACCAAGGGACTTGA
- a CDS encoding VapC toxin family PIN domain ribonuclease: MAMIDPPHPGRRVAWGIPWPCVHEFMTIATHPRIYDPPSSITEAVDQVDVWLESPVAVFLHESAEHWDLLKRQVLAGQVKGPMVHDARIATMCVSHGVTELWTADRDFSRFPSVPTRNPLLG; the protein is encoded by the coding sequence ATGGCGATGATCGATCCTCCGCATCCCGGACGACGCGTGGCATGGGGCATACCCTGGCCATGCGTTCACGAGTTCATGACCATTGCGACGCACCCCAGGATCTACGATCCGCCATCGAGCATCACCGAGGCCGTGGATCAAGTCGATGTTTGGCTTGAATCCCCCGTTGCCGTGTTCTTGCACGAGAGTGCTGAACACTGGGACTTACTGAAACGGCAGGTTCTGGCAGGTCAAGTGAAAGGCCCCATGGTTCATGATGCCAGGATAGCCACGATGTGCGTGAGCCACGGCGTCACCGAGCTTTGGACGGCCGACCGTGACTTCAGTCGCTTTCCGAGCGTTCCGACACGCAATCCGTTGCTTGGTTAG
- a CDS encoding ABC transporter ATP-binding protein has translation MTKKFPAPGGGEDFVVLDAVSLDVKEGEFASLVGPSGCGKSTLLNVIAGIEVESGGSVTVHPATESPDGAIHVGYVFQSARLLNWLTVDDNIRFALEAQAVPRELWRDRVTKYLDMVGLAGQEPNYPLNLSGGMQQRVAIARALAIEPDVLLMDEPFSHLDEITARKMRIDLMEILERAKTTILFVTHDLREAVYLSDNVYMMSTKPARIFRHVPVDLPRPRQPEDPRLFDMEKELVQEFFAVLEHQSQ, from the coding sequence TTGACCAAAAAGTTCCCCGCCCCCGGCGGCGGCGAAGATTTCGTGGTGCTCGACGCCGTGAGCCTGGACGTCAAGGAGGGCGAGTTCGCCAGCCTCGTGGGTCCTTCCGGCTGCGGGAAATCCACGCTCCTGAATGTCATTGCGGGCATTGAGGTGGAATCCGGCGGCAGCGTGACGGTGCATCCAGCCACCGAGTCGCCCGACGGCGCCATTCACGTGGGGTACGTTTTCCAGAGCGCCCGCCTGCTCAACTGGCTCACGGTGGACGACAACATCCGCTTTGCGCTGGAGGCCCAGGCCGTGCCCCGCGAGTTGTGGCGCGACCGTGTGACCAAGTACCTCGACATGGTGGGTCTTGCGGGCCAGGAGCCCAACTACCCCCTCAACCTGTCGGGCGGGATGCAGCAGCGGGTGGCCATCGCCCGCGCCCTGGCCATAGAGCCCGACGTCCTGCTCATGGACGAACCCTTCAGCCATCTGGACGAGATCACCGCGCGCAAGATGCGCATCGACCTGATGGAGATCCTCGAACGCGCAAAAACCACGATCCTGTTCGTGACCCACGACCTTCGCGAGGCGGTCTACCTGTCCGATAACGTGTACATGATGAGCACCAAGCCGGCGCGGATCTTCCGGCACGTCCCCGTGGACCTGCCGCGGCCGCGGCAGCCCGAGGATCCGCGTCTGTTCGACATGGAGAAGGAGCTGGTGCAGGAGTTCTTCGCCGTTCTGGAGCATCAGTCCCAATGA
- a CDS encoding glutathione S-transferase N-terminal domain-containing protein has translation MIDLYTWRTPNGRKVSVMLEELEMPYAVHPVNIGKDEQFAPDFLAISPNNKIPAIVDQDGPGGKPYSLFESGAILLYLSEKSGGRFLPEESRARHDVLQWLMFQMGGVGPMFGQAHHFLGAKEQVPYAINRYKNETRRLYGVMEKRFSEHEYLAGDYSVADIATYPWVGRHERHEVDLADFPSVKRWFDMIGARPAVQRGMEVPPDG, from the coding sequence ATGATCGATCTGTATACCTGGAGAACACCCAACGGCCGCAAGGTGTCCGTCATGCTGGAAGAGCTGGAGATGCCCTACGCCGTGCATCCCGTCAACATCGGCAAGGACGAGCAGTTCGCGCCCGATTTTCTCGCCATCAGTCCCAACAACAAGATCCCGGCCATCGTCGATCAGGACGGTCCGGGCGGGAAACCCTACAGCCTGTTCGAGTCGGGTGCCATCCTCCTCTACCTCTCCGAGAAGTCCGGGGGCCGGTTTCTGCCCGAGGAATCCCGCGCTCGCCATGACGTCTTGCAGTGGCTCATGTTCCAGATGGGCGGGGTAGGGCCGATGTTCGGCCAGGCGCACCACTTCCTCGGCGCCAAGGAGCAGGTCCCCTACGCCATCAACCGCTACAAGAACGAGACCCGCCGCCTGTACGGTGTAATGGAGAAGCGTTTCTCAGAGCACGAGTATCTGGCCGGCGATTACTCGGTGGCGGACATCGCCACCTACCCGTGGGTCGGCCGGCATGAGAGACATGAGGTGGACCTGGCCGACTTTCCGAGCGTCAAGCGCTGGTTCGACATGATCGGTGCCCGCCCCGCGGTCCAGCGCGGCATGGAGGTGCCGCCGGACGGGTAG
- a CDS encoding ABC transporter permease has product MIKSRPGLVAGVLTLLAFVLLWQLVSLLFLAAFLPGPQELVQRLVTVYSDPSSYTVVWDTLRRIILGLGFSMVIGGIAGVIMGLHRHVEAFLDGWIMVLLTFPAICWAFLGVLWFGLSDIGPVFTTVLIVFPFVALNVWEGTKAIDKEVIDMAKVYKANRHLIVRKVIIPQLMPYLFSSMRIALSLSWKIVLVGEAFAVGSGVGQMLVFHFQDTRVDMMLAWGVSFMVFMVLVDVLIFRSWERRVFRWRHQVAT; this is encoded by the coding sequence ATGATCAAGAGCAGGCCCGGTCTTGTGGCCGGGGTTCTCACCTTGCTGGCCTTCGTCCTGCTGTGGCAATTGGTATCGTTGCTGTTTCTGGCGGCTTTCCTGCCCGGACCGCAGGAGCTCGTTCAGCGGCTCGTCACTGTCTATTCCGATCCCAGCAGTTACACCGTGGTTTGGGATACCCTCCGCCGGATCATTCTGGGCTTGGGCTTCTCCATGGTCATCGGCGGCATTGCCGGTGTGATCATGGGGCTCCACCGGCACGTGGAGGCCTTCCTCGACGGCTGGATCATGGTGCTGCTCACGTTCCCGGCCATCTGCTGGGCATTTCTGGGAGTGTTGTGGTTCGGCCTCTCGGACATCGGACCGGTCTTCACCACGGTGCTCATCGTCTTCCCGTTCGTGGCCCTCAACGTCTGGGAAGGAACCAAGGCCATCGACAAGGAAGTCATCGACATGGCCAAGGTCTACAAGGCGAACCGGCACCTGATCGTCCGCAAGGTCATCATCCCGCAGCTCATGCCGTACCTCTTCTCGTCCATGCGCATCGCGCTCTCCCTGTCCTGGAAGATCGTGCTGGTGGGAGAGGCCTTCGCCGTAGGCAGCGGAGTCGGGCAGATGCTCGTGTTTCACTTCCAGGACACGCGGGTGGACATGATGCTCGCCTGGGGCGTGAGCTTCATGGTCTTCATGGTCCTGGTGGATGTGCTGATATTCCGGTCCTGGGAGAGACGGGTCTTCCGGTGGCGGCATCAGGTGGCCACGTAG
- a CDS encoding YciI family protein — MWFIGLRSTAKPREEWTVTLDDHLSWMKRQHEAGKIVMSGPTPDRRLGIYLIRADSRPEAEEIAGSDPYTAAGFCTFELIEWELHQVMGAGPFSMAEIKAHSQ, encoded by the coding sequence ATGTGGTTCATCGGACTGAGGAGCACCGCCAAGCCCAGGGAAGAGTGGACCGTGACGCTGGACGATCATCTGTCCTGGATGAAGCGCCAGCATGAGGCGGGGAAGATCGTCATGTCCGGACCGACACCGGACCGCAGGCTCGGCATCTACCTCATACGCGCGGACTCACGGCCGGAAGCGGAGGAGATCGCCGGCAGCGATCCCTACACCGCGGCCGGATTCTGTACGTTCGAGTTGATCGAGTGGGAGCTGCACCAGGTGATGGGGGCCGGGCCGTTCTCCATGGCGGAGATCAAGGCGCACAGCCAATAA
- a CDS encoding ABC transporter permease subunit, protein MSMRFYMRAASMVALVMVWWIGSLFTLPEVLPSPFRILMTMGRILVELGPEGHSAYFHIGITMFRIVIAFVVAMLAGIGIGLAMGLRKTVEYALMSLIPLFLTIPTILMVFLAVLWFGFSETGSLVAVMAVVTPFVTVNMAEGTKAMDKSLMDMAKSFKANRRMMIRKVYIPQLMPYLMSAFRYSFGMTWKIVALAETFGIKFGIGYMFFFWFENFDMEQVLAWVLLFVILMLIIEYGVIARFERRAFAWRRTFSAAAL, encoded by the coding sequence ATGAGCATGCGTTTCTACATGCGTGCGGCGTCCATGGTGGCGCTCGTAATGGTTTGGTGGATCGGCTCGCTGTTCACGCTGCCGGAGGTCCTGCCCAGCCCGTTCCGGATCCTCATGACCATGGGACGCATCCTGGTGGAGCTCGGTCCCGAGGGCCACTCGGCCTACTTCCACATCGGCATCACGATGTTCCGTATCGTCATCGCGTTCGTGGTGGCGATGCTCGCAGGCATCGGCATCGGACTGGCCATGGGACTCCGCAAGACCGTGGAGTACGCCCTCATGAGCCTGATCCCGCTGTTTCTCACCATCCCAACCATACTGATGGTGTTTCTGGCGGTGCTTTGGTTCGGTTTCAGCGAGACCGGGAGCCTCGTGGCGGTGATGGCGGTGGTGACGCCTTTCGTGACCGTGAACATGGCGGAAGGCACCAAGGCCATGGATAAGAGCCTGATGGACATGGCCAAGTCCTTCAAGGCCAACAGGCGGATGATGATACGGAAGGTCTACATCCCCCAGCTCATGCCCTACCTCATGTCCGCGTTCCGCTACTCCTTCGGCATGACCTGGAAGATCGTCGCCCTGGCCGAAACCTTCGGCATCAAGTTCGGCATCGGCTACATGTTTTTCTTCTGGTTCGAGAATTTCGACATGGAGCAGGTGCTGGCGTGGGTGCTGCTGTTCGTGATCCTGATGCTGATCATCGAATACGGCGTCATCGCCCGCTTCGAGCGGCGCGCCTTCGCCTGGCGCCGCACGTTCTCGGCCGCCGCCCTGTAG
- a CDS encoding helix-turn-helix transcriptional regulator, whose product MARAETITLKRADYDALVIRNEELEDLLAARDADDGSRIPHDAALAVMNGTSPCAAFRKHHGMTLRDLSEKTGVAASYLSEIERGLKPGSASVLSRLAGVFGTTIDALVEVD is encoded by the coding sequence ATGGCTAGAGCAGAAACCATCACTCTGAAACGCGCCGACTATGATGCCCTGGTGATCAGGAATGAGGAACTCGAGGACCTGCTGGCCGCTCGTGATGCAGACGACGGCAGCCGGATCCCTCATGACGCGGCTCTTGCCGTCATGAACGGCACGAGCCCTTGCGCCGCTTTTCGGAAACATCATGGGATGACACTGCGTGACCTTTCCGAGAAGACAGGGGTCGCTGCGAGCTACCTTTCCGAGATCGAGCGCGGTCTCAAACCCGGATCTGCCTCAGTGCTGTCCCGGCTCGCAGGGGTATTTGGCACGACCATCGATGCATTGGTCGAGGTTGATTGA
- a CDS encoding VOC family protein has translation MIKPTALKRGHYECKSLDDTLPVLTDLLAFDVVRRGDGQATVKHPNTDWELVVHEGSPEAVDKPHLHHYGVRVETLDEVNAAYDYIQSQKERYKLMRVSRPHENHFAHSVYFREPGGNDWEIEYYDHEAVVRGQRNAINPWGEKMSEERFPGRGYLPQALSHGTRECDDKAVSSKFYSEVLGLEILGGGRMSVYIKHFDTPWYVVVLPGRKRHYVSSLNRFTLEVETEQEVVDAHRAFGTSGKDVGIGEVGDLQEDNGEVSFVFSDLDQNWWDICAAR, from the coding sequence ATGATCAAGCCCACCGCACTCAAGCGCGGCCACTACGAATGCAAGTCCCTGGACGACACGTTGCCGGTGCTGACGGATCTGCTGGCATTCGACGTCGTGCGGCGGGGAGACGGACAGGCGACGGTGAAGCATCCCAATACGGACTGGGAGCTGGTCGTTCACGAGGGTTCGCCGGAGGCGGTGGACAAGCCGCACCTGCACCATTACGGCGTGCGGGTGGAGACCCTGGACGAAGTCAACGCGGCCTACGACTACATCCAGTCGCAGAAGGAGCGCTACAAGCTCATGCGCGTCAGCCGTCCCCACGAGAACCACTTCGCCCACTCCGTCTATTTCCGTGAGCCCGGCGGCAACGACTGGGAGATCGAGTACTACGACCACGAGGCGGTGGTGCGCGGCCAGCGGAATGCCATCAACCCGTGGGGGGAGAAGATGTCGGAGGAGCGGTTTCCGGGCCGCGGCTACTTGCCCCAGGCGCTGAGCCACGGCACCCGTGAATGCGACGACAAGGCGGTCAGCTCGAAGTTCTACAGCGAGGTGCTGGGTCTGGAGATTCTCGGCGGTGGGAGGATGTCGGTGTACATCAAGCACTTCGACACGCCCTGGTACGTGGTGGTGCTGCCTGGGCGGAAGCGCCACTACGTGTCGTCGTTGAACCGGTTCACGCTGGAGGTGGAGACCGAGCAGGAGGTGGTGGACGCGCACCGGGCGTTCGGTACGTCTGGAAAGGACGTTGGCATCGGCGAGGTGGGCGACCTGCAAGAGGACAACGGAGAGGTCTCGTTCGTGTTCAGTGACCTCGACCAGAACTGGTGGGACATTTGCGCCGCCCGGTAG